A genomic segment from Paenibacillus sp. FSL K6-1096 encodes:
- a CDS encoding helix-turn-helix transcriptional regulator produces the protein MSVLKLSNEIGHRRTTIMELVHNTNMNKKKISAELVMKLCLYFEVSPNDLFEVRRKE, from the coding sequence ATGTCAGTACTTAAACTGTCTAACGAGATAGGGCATCGAAGAACAACCATTATGGAATTAGTGCATAACACCAACATGAATAAAAAGAAAATATCAGCGGAGTTGGTCATGAAGCTATGTCTCTATTTTGAGGTCAGCCCTAACGATTTATTTGAGGTACGCCGGAAGGAATAG